From one Perca flavescens isolate YP-PL-M2 chromosome 4, PFLA_1.0, whole genome shotgun sequence genomic stretch:
- the gpr25 gene encoding probable G-protein coupled receptor 25: MDTYTENASYDYYYDFFNVTEDCSGSRLHGSNIFLPILYFLIFFTGFLGNLFVISVVGSKGRRGGRLVDTFIINLALADLVFVLTLPLWAISASQSGYWDFGRIGDLLCKLSSYIIAVNRFSNIFFLTCMSVDRYLAVVKLMDSRYLRSSRCIRVTCAAVWLSSLVLGIPSLVYRRVELSGDGLSCVEDNNSSFFLGLSLTMAFLTFVFPVLIIVLCYSTIVVHLNHHCSANPRAEARRRHSFKMVLSIIVAFVVSWLPFNVFKVIIISSHLLNADLSCDAQTWQRDGLLVSCCLAFFNSCVNPAIYFFLDHHFRRRAKLLYKSCIGQPNLQWSRNSSASFTNGGTSESFGTGGGRTQLQVVELEKT; encoded by the coding sequence ATGGACACCTACACAGAGAATGCATCTTATGATTactactatgatttttttaatgtcacAGAGGATTGCTCTGGCTCCCGCCTGCATGGCTCCAACATCTTCCTGCCCATATTGTATTTCCTCATATTTTTTACAGGCTTTCTGGGCAACCTCTTTGTTATCTCAGTCGTGGGCAGTAAAGGTAGAAGAGGTGGGCGTCTGGTGGACACTTTTATTATCAACCTGGCCCTGGCCGACCTCGTCTTTGTCCTCACGCTGCCTCTGTGGGCCATCTCTGCAAGCCAGAGTGGCTACTGGGACTTTGGGAGAATTGGGGACCTGCTGTGTAAACTGAGCAGCTACATTATAGCTGTGAATCGCTTCTCCAACATCTTTTTTCTCACCTGCATGAGTGTCGATCGTTATCTGGCTGTGGTGAAGCTGATGGACTCAAGGTACCTCAGGAGCAGCAGGTGCATCCGTGTCACTTGTGCTGCCGTGTGGTTGAGCTCGCTGGTGCTTGGCATCCCATCCCTGGTGTACCGCAGAGTGGAGCTGTCCGGTGATGGACTGTCCTGCGTGGAAGATAACAACTCAAGTTTTTTTCTTGGCCTGAGCCTCACCATGGCGTTCCTCACCTTTGTCTTCCCAGTGTTAATCATCGTGCTCTGTTACAGCACCATCGTGGTGCATCTCAACCACCACTGTTCTGCAAATCCTCGAGCTGAAGCCCGTCGCAGACACTCCTTCAAGATGGTCCTCTCCATCATAGTGGCCTTTGTGGTGTCCTGGCTCCCCTTCAACGTCTTCAAAGTCATTATAATCAGCTCACATCTCTTAAACGCTGATCTGAGTTGTGATGCTCAGACATGGCAAAGAGACGGGCTCCTCGTCTCGTGCTGCCTGGCCTTCTTCAACAGCTGTGTGAATCCGGCCATTTACTTTTTCCTGGACCATCACTTCAGACGACGGGCCAAGCTCCTGTACAAGAGCTGCATAGGGCAGCCAAATTTGCAGTGGAGTCGCAACTCCTCAGCCTCATTCACCAACGGTGGCACTTCAGAGAGCTTTGGAACAGGTGGTGGGAGAACCCAGCTGCAGGTGGTTGAGTTGGAGAAGACATAA